One Kaistella polysaccharea DNA segment encodes these proteins:
- a CDS encoding nucleoside deaminase, which translates to MFTDEYFMKMALMEAQIAYENEEIPVGCIVVSNNRIIAKAHNLTETLNDVTAHAEMQAITSAANFLGGKYLQNCTLYVTLEPCVMCAGALNWSQISKVVIGARDEQRGFLNKSLTLHPKTEITIGVMENECSQIVKEFFKFKR; encoded by the coding sequence ATGTTTACCGATGAATATTTTATGAAAATGGCTTTAATGGAAGCTCAAATCGCCTATGAAAACGAGGAGATTCCTGTTGGATGTATCGTTGTTTCAAATAATAGAATTATCGCCAAAGCACATAATCTCACAGAGACTTTGAATGATGTTACCGCACACGCAGAAATGCAGGCTATTACATCAGCGGCCAATTTTTTGGGTGGAAAATATCTGCAAAACTGTACGCTTTATGTCACGCTGGAGCCTTGCGTGATGTGTGCTGGAGCCCTAAACTGGTCGCAGATTTCTAAGGTAGTAATCGGGGCGAGAGATGAACAAAGAGGTTTTCTAAATAAGTCATTAACCCTTCATCCGAAAACTGAAATAACGATTGGGGTTATGGAAAATGAATGTTCCCAAATCGTAAAAGAATTCTTTAAATTTAAAAGATAA